A stretch of Spirosoma oryzicola DNA encodes these proteins:
- a CDS encoding OsmC family protein codes for MATIHIDYLGDLRTDCTHLQSGTHINTDAPTDNQGRGEAFSPTDLIANALGTCIITTMAIFARRDGIELKGSELEVTKIMSSQPPRRVARIEIDLTLRAEVLPDEATRANLEKIAHTCPVAISLHPDLEQAVTIRWEEAVNA; via the coding sequence ATGGCTACAATTCACATTGACTACCTGGGCGATCTGCGCACCGACTGTACCCACCTGCAATCGGGCACTCATATCAATACCGATGCACCTACCGACAACCAGGGACGGGGCGAAGCGTTTTCGCCGACTGATTTGATTGCCAACGCCCTTGGCACCTGCATTATTACAACGATGGCCATCTTCGCCCGGCGGGACGGTATCGAACTGAAAGGCAGCGAGCTTGAAGTGACGAAGATCATGAGTAGCCAGCCACCACGGCGTGTCGCTCGGATCGAAATTGATTTGACCCTCCGGGCTGAGGTTTTGCCGGACGAGGCTACTCGTGCTAATCTAGAAAAAATCGCCCATACGTGCCCCGTCGCCATTAGCCTCCACCCCGATCTCGAACAAGCAGTAACGATTCGGTGGGAAGAAGCGGTGAATGCGTAG
- a CDS encoding GlxA family transcriptional regulator gives MKHVSILVPGGHTSLTNIEGTYQILAEVNETQKAMGKAPLFTIQLVGLSREARQRNGLFTIAPDLLIEEVKRTDLIIIPALFGDQTSALTRNQALIPWIVKQYKAGAEVASFCIGAFFLAATGLLNGKQCATHWRLANEFRAMFPEVNLVDDKIMTEEDGIYTSGGAYSYLNLLVYLIEKHAGRDVAILIAKAFMIDIDRNSQSPFIIFQGQKAHEDESVKKAQEYIETNFQDRITVDQLADLLALGRRSLERRFKSATANTVVEYIQRVKIEAAKKDLEISRKNVNEVMFDVGYSDSKSFRTVFKKITGLSPIEYRNKYNKEALFSDN, from the coding sequence ATGAAACACGTATCGATACTTGTTCCGGGTGGGCACACCAGCTTAACCAATATTGAAGGTACTTACCAAATTCTGGCCGAAGTAAATGAGACACAGAAGGCCATGGGGAAAGCACCTTTATTTACTATTCAACTGGTTGGGCTGTCCCGTGAAGCAAGGCAGCGAAACGGCTTGTTTACAATTGCTCCTGACCTGCTTATTGAAGAAGTAAAAAGGACGGATCTTATTATCATCCCGGCTCTTTTCGGCGACCAGACCAGCGCCCTGACCCGTAATCAAGCGCTGATTCCTTGGATTGTAAAACAGTACAAAGCAGGGGCAGAAGTTGCCAGTTTTTGCATTGGGGCCTTTTTTCTGGCGGCTACCGGCTTGCTGAACGGCAAGCAGTGTGCGACGCACTGGCGACTCGCGAACGAGTTCAGAGCGATGTTCCCAGAGGTAAATCTGGTCGATGATAAGATCATGACCGAGGAGGATGGTATTTATACCAGTGGTGGTGCTTACTCGTACCTGAACCTGCTCGTTTACCTGATTGAGAAACACGCTGGTCGTGATGTAGCTATTCTAATTGCTAAGGCTTTTATGATCGACATCGACCGAAACAGTCAATCTCCGTTCATTATATTTCAAGGGCAGAAAGCGCATGAAGACGAATCCGTAAAAAAAGCGCAGGAGTATATAGAAACTAATTTTCAGGATCGAATAACCGTCGATCAATTAGCTGATTTGCTGGCTTTAGGACGCCGGAGTCTGGAACGTCGTTTTAAAAGTGCTACTGCTAATACCGTTGTCGAATACATCCAGCGAGTTAAGATAGAAGCCGCCAAGAAAGACTTAGAAATAAGCCGGAAAAATGTTAATGAAGTAATGTTTGATGTCGGTTATTCCGATTCAAAATCATTCAGGACAGTATTCAAAAAAATCACGGGTTTGTCGCCTATCGAGTATAGAAATAAATATAATAAAGAAGCTTTATTTTCTGATAATTAA